From Echinicola soli, a single genomic window includes:
- a CDS encoding sulfatase-like hydrolase/transferase produces MIINNHLSKTKFSMAIMFFIGFTFFVLANCKGQNPSAVKPNIILIMADDLGYGGIGSYGEHRIKTPHLDALTREGIKFTDFHSNGAVCTPTRAALLTGNYQQKSGLEGVIYAYNETRKTGLDTSQITIAKLLKNNGYRTGIMGKWHLGYQKEYNPVYHGFDEFHGYVSGNIDYHSHIDGSGVYDWWHDLEIVEEEGYVTDLITQHSVNFIHENRDNPFFLYVAQESPHNPFQGRNDPALRSLGTGKYTPVQDKRRAYKEMVEVMDEGMGKIMGALEKNNLLENTLVFFLSDNGALPIGNNGGLNGKKALLLEGGHRVPAIAYWKGHISPGESPETLITMDLLPTFLSVSRSQVPQDVKFDGRDFSKILFDPSKLEERTLFWRFRDQKAVRRKQWKLLINESDTTLYDLHQDLNERNDISNRHQDKVRNLVEEFEEWEKKIGQNQMKTF; encoded by the coding sequence ATGATAATCAATAATCATCTATCGAAAACAAAATTCAGCATGGCTATAATGTTTTTTATAGGCTTTACTTTTTTTGTTTTAGCAAATTGCAAAGGTCAAAACCCATCAGCTGTAAAACCCAATATTATCCTTATTATGGCTGATGACCTGGGGTATGGAGGAATTGGCAGTTATGGCGAACATAGAATAAAAACACCGCATTTAGATGCGCTGACCAGAGAGGGGATCAAGTTTACCGACTTTCATTCCAACGGGGCTGTCTGTACCCCGACCCGGGCGGCATTGCTTACTGGAAATTATCAGCAAAAATCGGGATTGGAAGGGGTGATATATGCCTATAACGAAACCAGGAAAACAGGCCTGGATACCAGTCAAATAACGATCGCCAAGCTTCTGAAGAACAACGGTTATCGGACAGGCATTATGGGCAAATGGCATTTGGGCTATCAGAAAGAATACAACCCTGTGTACCACGGATTTGATGAATTTCACGGTTATGTAAGCGGAAATATAGATTATCACTCTCATATCGATGGTTCCGGTGTATATGACTGGTGGCATGATCTTGAAATTGTTGAAGAAGAAGGTTATGTGACAGATTTAATTACACAACATTCTGTGAATTTTATTCATGAAAACCGGGACAACCCTTTTTTCCTCTATGTGGCCCAGGAGTCCCCACACAATCCTTTCCAGGGAAGAAATGATCCGGCCCTCCGGTCACTCGGGACAGGGAAATATACACCGGTACAGGATAAAAGGAGAGCCTATAAAGAAATGGTAGAAGTCATGGACGAAGGTATGGGAAAAATCATGGGGGCATTGGAGAAAAATAATTTACTCGAAAATACGCTGGTTTTCTTTCTTTCAGACAATGGTGCCCTTCCTATTGGGAATAACGGAGGGCTTAACGGAAAAAAAGCACTTTTACTGGAAGGAGGACATCGTGTTCCTGCAATTGCGTACTGGAAAGGCCATATTTCTCCGGGGGAATCACCCGAAACGCTGATCACCATGGATCTGCTGCCCACGTTTTTGTCGGTAAGTAGATCGCAGGTTCCCCAGGACGTTAAATTTGATGGACGGGATTTTTCAAAAATCCTGTTTGATCCATCTAAACTTGAAGAAAGAACCCTTTTCTGGAGATTTAGAGATCAGAAAGCTGTTCGAAGAAAACAGTGGAAACTTCTTATTAATGAGTCGGATACCACATTGTATGATTTACATCAGGATCTGAATGAAAGGAATGATATTTCTAACCGGCATCAGGATAAAGTGAGAAATTTAGTCGAAGAATTTGAAGAATGGGAAAAGAAGATTGGACAAAATCAGATGAAGACCTTTTAA
- a CDS encoding RagB/SusD family nutrient uptake outer membrane protein, protein MKKIIYSLILMVLLAGCTTLEEDVFSELSPTNFYTSAADADAAVIAIYNGLNRRPFHDTYFTSLTFMQAPHSATRAAFRRMYANYSFDASENRILGSYWAAAYDIINRANAAIDRIPSIEMDENEKASLVAEAKWLRAYNYFNLVRFFGDVPLLLKESTSLEDANPSRAPMDEVYAAIVADLKEGLDNLPPSRGNGEKMGRVAAGTAKFLLAKVYLTMAGEPLNDASHLQEAHTLLSDLYANRGEYGFGLLENYADIFDLENELNAEIVFAVQQSRIEGQGTAMAHMWGPLRSPFGGTGQYHGGCTQEFYESYDDTDERRDVTWLERYQLRGANQVVVFGERLPNGALGPYGETRNGMSPAKYQDPEQECCDGETDIIIYRFSDVMLMLAEIENELNGPGAAALGYLNEVRERANATVYDPQAATSQEEFRELIYKERFWEFSFEFHEIFDIRRMGKVQEAIETGFETQLFGTVYDPRYELYPIPLTEIQTNSNITQNPGW, encoded by the coding sequence ATGAAAAAGATTATATATAGCTTGATATTGATGGTTTTACTTGCCGGTTGTACGACATTGGAGGAAGACGTGTTTTCCGAGTTGAGCCCAACTAATTTCTACACATCGGCAGCGGATGCAGATGCGGCGGTAATAGCGATTTACAATGGATTGAACAGGCGCCCATTTCACGATACTTATTTTACATCATTGACATTTATGCAGGCTCCGCATTCGGCAACAAGAGCGGCTTTTAGGAGAATGTATGCGAATTATTCTTTCGACGCGTCCGAGAACCGTATTTTGGGAAGCTATTGGGCAGCGGCTTATGACATCATCAACAGGGCCAATGCCGCCATCGATAGGATTCCGTCCATTGAAATGGATGAAAACGAGAAAGCGAGCCTGGTCGCCGAAGCAAAATGGCTGCGGGCCTACAATTACTTTAACCTGGTCCGTTTCTTTGGTGATGTACCCTTATTACTGAAGGAAAGTACCAGCCTGGAGGATGCCAATCCATCAAGAGCACCTATGGATGAAGTGTATGCGGCCATTGTCGCTGACCTTAAAGAAGGCTTGGACAACCTTCCCCCGTCCAGGGGAAATGGCGAAAAAATGGGTAGGGTAGCCGCAGGAACCGCCAAGTTTTTATTGGCCAAGGTTTATCTGACCATGGCCGGAGAACCATTGAATGATGCCTCTCATTTACAGGAAGCCCATACCTTGTTGTCAGACCTTTATGCTAACCGAGGAGAATATGGCTTTGGTCTGCTGGAAAACTACGCGGATATCTTTGATCTGGAAAATGAACTGAATGCGGAAATTGTCTTTGCTGTACAGCAAAGCAGGATAGAGGGGCAGGGGACTGCCATGGCACATATGTGGGGACCACTGCGTTCGCCTTTTGGGGGAACCGGTCAGTACCATGGAGGCTGCACACAGGAATTCTATGAGTCATATGATGACACTGATGAGCGCAGGGACGTGACCTGGCTGGAGCGTTACCAATTGCGGGGAGCCAACCAGGTAGTGGTCTTTGGGGAGCGATTGCCCAATGGCGCGTTAGGGCCTTATGGAGAGACCAGAAACGGTATGTCTCCGGCAAAATACCAAGATCCGGAACAGGAATGCTGCGATGGCGAAACCGATATCATCATATACCGGTTTTCGGATGTTATGTTGATGTTGGCAGAAATTGAAAACGAGCTAAACGGCCCAGGTGCTGCGGCTTTAGGCTACCTTAACGAGGTCCGGGAAAGAGCTAATGCAACGGTTTATGATCCACAAGCAGCTACCTCACAAGAGGAATTTAGGGAATTGATCTATAAAGAACGGTTTTGGGAGTTTTCCTTCGAATTCCACGAAATATTCGACATCAGGAGGATGGGTAAGGTACAAGAAGCAATTGAAACAGGTTTTGAGACACAATTGTTTGGTACTGTCTATGACCCCAGGTACGAGTTATACCCCATTCCGCTGACAGAGATTCAGACCAATTCGAACATAACCCAAAATCCGGGGTGGTAA
- a CDS encoding SusC/RagA family TonB-linked outer membrane protein, with the protein MKRMITSKNVLWCLLLIIGTGAYKEVFASVDTGLRSETQEAIDISGIVVDQEGEPLIGVTILAKGTNNGTATDLEGKFTLSGVKDDAILIVSYIGYETQEVNVAGQRNMTITLIEDTQSLDEVVVVGYGTQRKSDLTGSVSAVSAEDINKAPALTMDLALQGRAAGVQVTSTSAEPGGGASIRIRGSNSISGNNEPLIVLDGYPMPESGEASGDINRGQPANALSFLNPDEIESIEVLKDASATAIYGARGANGVIMVTTKRGEEGKARINFTSEVMLSRIPDFPELLNGPEFARLKDEYRVANGNEPRYDGVTLPLPEDVPSTDWVSSILRTGVSQRYQLGISGGSKTSKYFISGNYTTNEGIMNYTDFSRGNFRINLNNQLTPKLSLRTSLNYAKSLSNRSDEGNGVITTPGAIFSAYKANPAAMQGELSEDDSENPGFQNPLSLLRDQTNETSDENLLMNVHAVYKLLPDLRLNLRAGTNSKNNKREIFWPSTTSRGELYNGLAVVNTFEYNDYLVEVFANYSKKIKGHHIDVAGGFSWQQNLVQRVNNRVSDFPTDNLGADALQLGLLPSIPTSMKVKRELQSYYLRANYNYKNKYYLTFSGRVDGSSVFSESNKYGVFPSAAAAWAISNEDFMKTSSVLTNLKLRTSYGMTGSQAIPPYGSLSRLGVANYVTGETIQSGIVPSVLGNAYLEWEKTTQADVGLDIGLFNGRLEITVDAYYKRTDDLLQDFQLSPSVGYTSTRANIGSLENKGLEITIGGKIGKEVFWRPNFNISFNKSKILDLGDDGSDIYGPDLAQNIVSAPGNIMREGEPFGTFYGYKIIGLIQPSDFDEEGNPSFPLHNGDRGIGHWKYEDVNGDGIITPDDRIIIGDPNPKFIFGWNNDISYKRFSLNLFFQGSYGNQMMNVNRLFVASGRMDNNQMKEWLDERWTEENQHNDPRWPAGMQLSNLRPHSAIVEDASFVRLKNVSLRYQFPFESSTILQNVEVYVTANNLLTITNYSGFDPEVGIFGQNNMAPGIDFASYPRARMYLIGLKIGF; encoded by the coding sequence ATGAAGAGAATGATTACTTCTAAAAATGTACTATGGTGCTTGCTCCTCATTATAGGAACAGGCGCATACAAGGAAGTATTTGCTTCGGTCGATACCGGGCTTAGGAGCGAAACGCAGGAAGCGATAGACATCAGCGGTATCGTAGTGGACCAGGAAGGAGAACCACTGATCGGTGTAACAATTCTGGCCAAAGGAACCAATAACGGCACGGCAACCGACCTTGAAGGAAAATTTACACTTTCAGGGGTAAAAGACGATGCGATTTTAATTGTCTCCTATATAGGGTATGAGACCCAGGAGGTAAACGTAGCCGGGCAACGTAACATGACCATTACATTGATCGAGGACACCCAATCCCTGGACGAAGTGGTCGTGGTGGGTTATGGAACCCAGCGCAAATCCGATTTGACGGGATCGGTGTCGGCGGTCTCAGCCGAGGACATCAACAAAGCCCCTGCCCTAACGATGGATTTGGCATTGCAGGGAAGGGCGGCAGGCGTCCAGGTGACCAGTACTTCCGCAGAGCCAGGGGGCGGGGCGTCCATCAGGATCAGGGGATCCAATTCCATCTCCGGAAACAATGAACCCCTTATCGTACTCGACGGGTATCCCATGCCAGAATCCGGAGAGGCCTCCGGGGACATCAACAGGGGCCAACCGGCAAATGCCCTGTCATTTCTCAACCCTGACGAAATAGAATCCATAGAGGTTCTTAAAGACGCTTCGGCTACAGCCATATATGGGGCCCGTGGCGCTAACGGCGTGATCATGGTTACTACCAAAAGAGGTGAGGAAGGAAAGGCCAGGATAAACTTTACATCTGAAGTAATGCTATCCCGTATTCCGGATTTTCCTGAACTGCTGAACGGACCCGAATTTGCAAGGCTCAAAGACGAGTACAGGGTGGCCAACGGAAATGAACCCCGCTATGACGGCGTTACCTTACCGTTACCGGAAGATGTCCCGTCAACGGACTGGGTTTCATCGATCCTTAGAACGGGTGTTTCACAACGTTATCAACTGGGGATTTCAGGTGGAAGTAAAACTTCCAAGTATTTCATCTCCGGAAATTATACCACCAATGAGGGGATTATGAATTATACGGATTTCAGTAGGGGGAATTTTAGGATAAACCTGAACAATCAGTTGACCCCAAAACTCAGCTTGCGTACCAGTCTTAATTATGCCAAGTCACTGAGCAATAGATCCGATGAAGGTAATGGAGTGATTACCACGCCGGGGGCGATTTTTAGTGCATATAAGGCAAATCCTGCCGCAATGCAGGGGGAATTGTCCGAAGATGATTCCGAAAATCCAGGATTCCAGAATCCCTTATCCCTATTAAGGGACCAAACAAATGAAACAAGCGATGAAAATTTATTGATGAACGTTCATGCGGTTTATAAACTGCTTCCTGATCTGAGGCTGAACTTAAGGGCAGGAACAAACAGTAAAAATAACAAGAGGGAAATATTCTGGCCATCCACTACAAGCCGGGGTGAGCTCTACAATGGACTTGCAGTGGTCAATACCTTTGAATACAACGATTATCTGGTCGAAGTCTTTGCCAATTACAGCAAAAAAATAAAAGGACACCATATTGATGTGGCAGGGGGCTTTTCCTGGCAGCAGAATTTGGTACAGCGGGTAAACAACCGCGTGTCGGACTTCCCTACTGATAATTTGGGTGCTGATGCGCTACAGCTTGGACTCCTGCCCAGCATACCGACTTCCATGAAAGTTAAGAGGGAACTCCAGTCCTATTACCTGCGGGCTAATTATAATTATAAAAATAAATACTACCTCACGTTTTCCGGAAGAGTGGATGGTTCCAGTGTGTTTTCGGAGAGCAATAAATACGGTGTTTTCCCATCAGCAGCTGCGGCCTGGGCCATATCAAATGAGGACTTTATGAAAACCTCCTCGGTTTTGACCAATTTAAAATTGCGGACGAGCTACGGTATGACGGGCAGTCAGGCAATACCTCCCTATGGTTCCCTGTCCAGACTGGGAGTAGCCAATTATGTTACCGGGGAAACCATACAGTCAGGAATCGTCCCTTCGGTATTGGGCAATGCGTACCTGGAATGGGAAAAAACCACACAGGCGGATGTGGGCCTGGACATAGGCCTGTTCAACGGCAGGTTGGAAATTACAGTAGATGCTTACTATAAACGGACCGACGATTTATTGCAGGATTTCCAACTGTCACCTTCGGTGGGATATACCTCAACAAGGGCCAACATCGGATCCCTGGAAAACAAGGGGCTTGAGATTACTATTGGCGGAAAGATAGGGAAGGAAGTCTTCTGGCGTCCTAACTTCAATATAAGCTTCAACAAATCAAAGATATTGGATCTTGGGGATGACGGATCTGATATCTATGGACCTGACCTTGCCCAGAACATTGTGTCAGCACCGGGCAATATTATGCGGGAAGGTGAGCCCTTCGGTACTTTCTACGGCTATAAGATCATCGGCCTGATTCAGCCATCGGATTTCGATGAGGAAGGAAACCCATCGTTTCCCCTGCACAACGGCGACCGTGGTATTGGTCACTGGAAGTATGAAGATGTCAATGGGGATGGGATTATCACCCCAGATGACAGGATCATTATCGGCGATCCAAACCCAAAGTTTATTTTCGGATGGAATAATGACATCAGCTACAAGCGGTTTTCACTCAACCTGTTTTTCCAGGGATCTTATGGCAACCAGATGATGAATGTGAACCGACTTTTTGTCGCGTCTGGAAGAATGGACAACAACCAGATGAAAGAATGGCTGGATGAAAGATGGACAGAAGAAAACCAGCATAATGATCCCCGATGGCCGGCGGGAATGCAATTGAGCAATCTGCGACCCCATAGCGCCATCGTCGAAGATGCGTCTTTTGTCCGCCTTAAGAACGTGTCCTTGCGCTACCAGTTCCCATTTGAATCCTCTACGATCTTACAAAACGTGGAAGTATATGTTACGGCCAATAACCTGTTGACCATCACTAATTATTCCGGGTTTGATCCAGAGGTGGGGATCTTTGGTCAAAACAACATGGCTCCGGGAATTGACTTTGCGTCCTATCCCAGAGCGAGAATGTACCTGATTGGTTTGAAAATAGGATTTTAA
- a CDS encoding beta-L-arabinofuranosidase domain-containing protein codes for MNSSSIISLLTGHMSLKNIAFGALIGNLFLICTGPAAKVVQYEVGDTMVRDVDSTDAHRLRTVDQQYSYRLATAGAIQPSGWIKNQMESDLKHGLIGSFDQISNTVAYDLFVAQNRLNDRKYDDRKEWWSGEHEGYWKDAIIRMAFLTGNQQYIDSARAWVEEIISNTDPSGYIGIYADGDTPHTRYNFTGPNGELWTQSRIMIALAAYYEFTGDNRVLDHLKKAAELTMNRYRNKNPFATGTDGGTGHGVGYFEILEWLYRTTGDLAYAKFAKKLYGDLDRADTNIEDLAPKRLGTKNRYFADHGAHVAEGFFIPFWLQAQYPSSGYDQYAANAMYKLNYATTPSGVMRADENVRKRKGTANESYEYCGVTELVNPFNIMIGLSGDMRLADRTERAVFNAAQGARFADLSAVSYLTEDNRIGIDPKKKLGRHTYDSNHYAASCCALNSGRLMPYYVQGMWMDHTDRDGVAAVMFGPSSYSTMIRESSVTIEEQTAYPFEDNIDFVFTVERPTSFTFTIRKPFGADIAAISGVEDARIEAADRTISFTKTWKTGDSVGVRFDFDIEQTADVDFTGDRQYFINRGPLLYALPFPFTKRKLKEHQASGFYQWDVTCTDRKGWDYQLPENASFEFLASKEMAGAPFPFDRPVLQIRTKLRDSDGKDVEVILVPMGNTVLRRVTFPRTP; via the coding sequence ATGAATTCCTCTTCCATTATATCACTTTTGACAGGACATATGTCTTTGAAAAACATTGCTTTCGGGGCACTGATAGGAAATCTTTTTCTGATCTGTACAGGCCCGGCCGCCAAAGTGGTCCAGTATGAAGTAGGGGATACGATGGTGAGGGATGTAGATTCCACGGACGCCCATCGGCTGAGAACGGTTGACCAGCAATATAGCTACAGGTTAGCCACAGCCGGAGCAATTCAACCAAGCGGATGGATCAAAAATCAGATGGAAAGTGACCTGAAGCATGGTTTGATCGGTAGTTTCGATCAAATCAGCAATACAGTGGCATATGATTTATTTGTGGCCCAAAACCGCCTAAATGACCGGAAGTATGATGACCGGAAGGAATGGTGGAGTGGTGAACATGAGGGTTATTGGAAAGATGCCATCATCCGGATGGCTTTTCTAACCGGTAACCAACAGTATATCGATAGCGCACGGGCCTGGGTGGAGGAGATCATCAGTAATACCGATCCGTCTGGATACATCGGTATTTATGCGGATGGTGATACCCCGCACACCCGGTACAATTTTACCGGGCCTAATGGAGAGTTATGGACACAAAGCCGGATCATGATCGCTCTTGCCGCTTATTATGAGTTTACAGGTGATAACCGTGTACTCGATCATTTGAAGAAAGCTGCCGAACTCACCATGAACAGATACCGCAATAAAAATCCGTTTGCAACAGGCACGGACGGTGGCACTGGTCATGGTGTAGGGTACTTTGAGATATTGGAGTGGCTGTATCGCACTACAGGGGATCTTGCCTACGCAAAGTTTGCAAAAAAACTGTATGGCGATCTTGACCGGGCAGATACGAATATAGAAGACCTTGCGCCAAAGCGGCTCGGTACCAAAAATCGTTATTTTGCCGATCACGGTGCGCATGTTGCAGAAGGCTTTTTCATCCCTTTCTGGCTGCAGGCACAGTACCCATCATCCGGTTATGACCAGTATGCGGCCAATGCAATGTACAAGTTGAATTACGCGACCACGCCTAGTGGTGTCATGCGTGCGGACGAAAACGTGCGGAAGCGTAAAGGCACAGCCAATGAATCCTATGAGTACTGCGGTGTTACCGAACTGGTTAACCCATTTAACATTATGATTGGCTTATCCGGTGATATGCGACTTGCCGACCGGACCGAACGTGCCGTTTTCAACGCTGCTCAAGGGGCGCGTTTTGCCGATCTTTCTGCAGTAAGCTACCTGACCGAGGACAACCGTATCGGGATTGATCCCAAAAAGAAGTTAGGCAGGCATACCTATGACAGCAACCATTATGCGGCTTCCTGCTGTGCACTCAATTCGGGAAGGCTCATGCCCTACTATGTGCAGGGAATGTGGATGGATCATACCGATAGAGATGGTGTTGCGGCGGTCATGTTTGGCCCATCGTCATATTCCACCATGATCCGGGAGTCATCGGTGACCATTGAAGAGCAAACTGCTTATCCTTTTGAAGATAACATCGATTTTGTCTTTACCGTGGAACGTCCTACCTCTTTTACATTTACCATCCGCAAACCGTTCGGTGCAGATATCGCGGCAATTAGCGGCGTGGAGGATGCCAGGATAGAAGCTGCCGATAGGACAATTTCTTTTACTAAAACATGGAAAACAGGCGATAGCGTAGGGGTACGATTCGATTTTGATATCGAACAGACTGCTGATGTTGATTTCACCGGCGACCGGCAATACTTTATCAATCGGGGTCCGCTGCTCTATGCCCTTCCGTTTCCGTTTACCAAACGCAAATTGAAAGAACACCAAGCCAGTGGATTTTACCAGTGGGATGTGACCTGCACTGACCGGAAGGGTTGGGATTACCAATTGCCGGAGAATGCATCTTTTGAATTCCTGGCAAGTAAGGAAATGGCCGGAGCCCCTTTTCCTTTCGATAGGCCGGTTTTACAGATCAGAACAAAGCTCCGGGATAGCGATGGAAAGGATGTAGAGGTGATATTGGTCCCAATGGGCAATACGGTACTGCGGAGGGTGACTTTTCCAAGGACACCTTAA
- a CDS encoding right-handed parallel beta-helix repeat-containing protein, translating into MIFLLITALFHWSCEETEMFRTEEITLKTKVEEDSVNLPEGTVAYYVSTGGSDSNDGLSASTPFKTLAKATGMITGGGDAILLKRGDQWSGENISLSGKQGTPDNPVTITAYGSGPKPIIKDNSSASAILIANSSGYVIEDLQIDNNNNGISLIYPFRNGREYVRIRNIDFNGGGTCVRITGDYQRDVTTAFDYNIKDILIEDCESTGSEVFLNCEYFKNLTQIDFETYPIWDLKIANCDVESTVKTAMLPRWTKGGYIDNCKMVNIYTGIAQNGSAAVLLRRTRDFEIKNTEIGYVHRNAPEGPDGEAIDFEGHVVECTVSNCYLHHCDGPAMMFFFTLNQNGPVKYNKRNYVLNNTFHHNNQSAYHPEDCEIWISDPLRDPNGPTIISGNTYTRVPGVSFYLLRTANLNPNITFSNNMEVADGELHEWKFNGSTSGIPAEGSHSDISEITRLGTFVRLELDASLDDGPPEFALDDEHHKGLDIGLEIDANTNTKLYLKIKNNTPAEKLKVYWANDLYDDYSESNSKEVNIVRDTSNYSTYVVDLSGESSWTGTIDKVKLAWPDMTSGTGIVDIDNLKIAP; encoded by the coding sequence ATGATTTTTCTGCTTATCACGGCCCTCTTCCATTGGAGCTGTGAGGAAACGGAAATGTTTCGGACAGAAGAAATCACCCTGAAAACAAAGGTAGAGGAAGATAGTGTTAATCTGCCAGAGGGCACGGTTGCCTATTATGTAAGTACCGGTGGCTCCGATTCCAATGACGGGCTCAGTGCTTCGACTCCATTTAAGACCCTGGCCAAAGCAACCGGTATGATTACCGGTGGTGGGGATGCCATATTATTAAAACGTGGAGACCAGTGGTCCGGAGAAAACATAAGTCTATCAGGTAAACAGGGAACACCTGACAATCCCGTTACCATTACTGCTTATGGATCCGGCCCTAAACCCATCATTAAGGACAATTCCTCAGCATCGGCAATTTTAATTGCCAATTCCTCAGGATATGTGATAGAAGATCTTCAAATCGATAACAATAATAATGGCATATCCCTTATCTATCCATTCAGAAATGGGAGAGAATATGTACGTATTCGCAATATAGATTTTAATGGTGGAGGGACTTGTGTGCGGATCACCGGGGATTACCAGCGGGATGTGACCACTGCATTTGATTATAACATCAAGGATATCCTGATCGAAGATTGTGAATCGACCGGGAGTGAGGTTTTTCTAAACTGTGAATACTTTAAGAACCTCACCCAGATCGATTTTGAAACTTATCCCATCTGGGATCTGAAAATAGCCAATTGTGATGTGGAATCCACGGTCAAGACAGCCATGTTGCCCCGATGGACCAAAGGAGGATATATAGACAACTGTAAGATGGTGAATATCTATACGGGAATAGCCCAAAATGGGTCAGCAGCTGTTCTTTTAAGAAGGACTCGTGATTTTGAAATCAAGAATACAGAAATTGGTTATGTACATCGGAATGCCCCAGAAGGTCCCGATGGAGAAGCAATTGATTTTGAAGGCCACGTCGTAGAATGTACCGTTTCCAACTGTTATTTGCACCATTGCGACGGACCGGCCATGATGTTCTTTTTCACGCTTAATCAAAATGGGCCCGTAAAGTATAACAAGCGGAATTATGTCCTGAACAATACTTTTCATCACAACAATCAATCTGCATACCATCCTGAAGACTGTGAAATTTGGATATCGGATCCCTTAAGAGATCCCAATGGACCTACTATCATAAGCGGTAATACCTACACACGGGTGCCGGGGGTGAGCTTCTATCTTCTCCGTACGGCTAATTTAAACCCCAATATTACCTTTAGCAATAATATGGAAGTGGCTGACGGGGAGCTACATGAATGGAAGTTTAATGGCAGCACTTCGGGAATTCCAGCTGAGGGTTCGCACAGCGATATTTCTGAAATAACCCGGCTCGGTACCTTCGTACGGCTCGAACTGGATGCATCCCTGGACGATGGCCCCCCTGAATTTGCCCTGGATGATGAGCATCACAAAGGATTGGACATAGGGCTGGAGATTGATGCGAACACCAATACTAAATTATATCTCAAGATTAAAAATAACACACCGGCCGAGAAACTAAAGGTGTATTGGGCCAATGACCTGTATGATGACTATTCGGAATCCAACAGCAAGGAGGTCAATATTGTCCGGGACACCAGTAACTACTCTACCTATGTAGTTGACCTAAGCGGTGAAAGTTCATGGACCGGGACCATCGACAAGGTAAAGCTGGCCTGGCCGGATATGACAAGTGGAACAGGGATAGTGGATATTGACAATTTAAAAATAGCTCCATGA